A single window of Aspergillus puulaauensis MK2 DNA, chromosome 5, nearly complete sequence DNA harbors:
- a CDS encoding glutathione S-transferase family protein (COG:O;~EggNog:ENOG410PN93;~InterPro:IPR036249,IPR036282,IPR010987,IPR004045, IPR004046;~PFAM:PF13409,PF00043,PF14497,PF13417,PF02798;~go_function: GO:0005515 - protein binding [Evidence IEA];~go_process: GO:0006749 - glutathione metabolic process [Evidence IEA]) — MTVTIHHLHASTSERVLWLCEELGIPYELKTYDRQPLLAPPELKALHPQGSAPTIQDGNVTLAETGACIEYIAHKHGNGRLFLPPSHPNYADFLYWFHWSNGTLMGNIGRIMMAKFAGLEPDNKMVGYSKDRLGKSLQILDDRVKESKWLAGEEFTAADVMIVFPITTGRYFAQFSLKEYPNLVAYLGRVSERAAYRKAMEKGDPGMELALGVESPKKPIV; from the coding sequence ATGACCGTCacaatccaccacctccacgcCTCAACCTCCGAGCGCGTCCTCTGGCTCTGCGAAGAACTCGGCATCCCCTACGAGCTCAAAACCTACGACCGCCAGCCCCTCCTCGCACCCCCCGAGCTCAAAGCACTCCATCCCCAGGGCTCGGCGCCCACAATCCAAGACGGAAATGTAACACTCGCCGAAACCGGCGCATGCATTGAATACATCGCGCACAAGCACGGGAATGGGCGTCTGTTCCTGCCGCCCTCGCATCCGAACTATGCCGACTTCCTCTACTGGTTCCACTGGTCGAACGGGACGCTGATGGGGAATATCGGGCGGATCATGATGGCGAAATTTGCAGGGCTCGAGCCGGATAACAAGATGGTGGGTTACTCAAAGGATAGGCTGGGCAAGTCGTTGCAGATTCTGGATGACCGCGTTAAGGAGAGCAAGTGGCTTGCCGGTGAGGAGTTTACGGCGGCGGATGTGATGATTGTCTTTCCGATTACGACGGGGAGGTACTTTGCGCAGTTTAGTTTGAAAGAGTATCCGAATCTCGTGGCCTACCTGGGCCGTGTGAGTGAGAGGGCTGCATATaggaaggcgatggagaagggggatCCGGGGATGGAGCTGGCTTTGGGTGTTGAGAGTCCTAAGAAACCAATTGTTTAG
- a CDS encoding uncharacterized protein (COG:S;~EggNog:ENOG410PZRK): MANQTFFDQWVGRIIEFTNTTEPTGWKLEDKYSQGSDQATATQYFEDEDQLGEPSAAWGAFCCRNIYNPNEITFMRIIMQVPCAGFEYATSTERARQASDVLTVTPATEIKCLETLTKNKCKATPLIRQHEVMKQDGDGIVPGGFLHCILMDHAPGVDLKRTLRISSPDNKFWSLDFEERTRIRNAFRDAWVEWVRAGVRPTCGHLFWDSISSKVSIIGFNQSDLASPTDVWTDVLWVDWQLAECPPGDEWSKEEHGSHDGWTL; encoded by the exons ATGGCCAATCAGACCTTCTTCGACCAGTGGGTGGGCAGGATCATCGAGTTCACCAACACCACTGAACCAACAGGATGGAAGCTGGAAGACAAATACTCACAAGGCAGCGACCAGGCTACCGCAACACAGTatttcgaggatgaggatcaACTAGGAGAGCCGAGTGCAGCCTGGGGTGCGTTCTGCTGCCGAAACATCTATAACCCGAACGAGATCACTTTCATGAGAATCATCATGCA GGTCCCCTGTGCCGGCTTTGAGTATGCCACAAGCACCGAGCGTGCCCGGCAAGCAAGCGATGTGCTGACCGTTACGCCCGCGACTGAAATCAAGTGTCTCGAGACCTTGACCAAGAACAAATGTAAGGCGACTCCGCTTATCAGACAGCACGAGGTTATGAAGCAAGATGGTGATGGGATTGTCCCCGGTGGCTTCCTCCATTGTATCCTGATGGACCATGCTCCGGGCGTGGACCTGAAGAGGACCCTCAGAATTTCGTCGCCAGACAACAAATTCTGGTCGCTTGATTTCGAAGAGCGAACCCGCATCCGCAACGCTTTTCGGGACGCCTGGGT GGAGTGGGTTCGGGCTGGCGTCCGTCCCACTTGCGGCCATCTTTTCTGGGACTCTATATCCTCCAAGGT CTCCATTATCGGCTTCAATCAGTCTGATCTAGCAAGTCCCACTGATGTATGGACGGATGTCCTGTGGGTTGACTGGCAGCTTGCTGAATGTCCGCCGGGTGACGAGTGGTCTAAGGAGGAGCATGGGAGTCACGACGGATGGACTTTATAG
- a CDS encoding alpha/beta fold hydrolase (COG:S;~EggNog:ENOG410PUXD;~InterPro:IPR000073,IPR029058;~MEROPS:MER0031611;~PFAM:PF12697,PF00561) encodes MASQEITLSQQFTHHHSTNSTTIHWTTLGEPTNPPLIFIHGTPWSSVLWHPYAKALSSKYNVYLFDNPGFGESPGRTPLQINNTNEIASLDASLAGQAESFAALYHSWGFKEDNLPHVIAHDVGGLISLRGFLLHGCKYASLCLIDVVALRPFGSPFFTLVGQNPGVFTSIPEAVLEGMLREYIRGAAFRPIPADIEERLLRPWFSSRGGRQGGVGFIRQIAQADARDVEEVEGRYGEVGSAIPVKVVWGVEDQWIPVERAEELARRIGASEEVLIEDAGHLVMVDQPERVAIEIMGWLMRVTRGG; translated from the coding sequence atggCATCGCAAGAAATAACCCTCAGCCAACAGttcacccaccaccactccACTAACAGCACAACCATCCACTGGACAACCCTGGGAGAGCCGACCAATCCCCCCCTAATCTTCATCCACGGCACCCCCTGGTCCTCCGTCCTCTGGCATCCATACGCAAAAGCCCTATCCTCAAAATACAACGTCTACCTCTTCGACAACCCCGGTTTCGGCGAGTCACCGGGCCGCACTCCTCTCCAGATAAACAATACCAATGAGATTGCATCCCTCGACGCCTCACTCGCCGGACAAGCAGAATCCTTCGCAGCGCTTTACCACTCCTGGGGTTTTAAAGAAGACAACCTCCCCCATGTGATAGCCCACGATGTCGGCGGATTAATCAGCCTCCGTGGATTCCTTCTTCATGGGTGTAAATACGCCAGTCTATGTCTcattgatgttgttgcgcTCCGGCCATTCGGGAGTCCATTTTTTACCCTGGTGGGCCAGAATCCGGGTGTGTTTACTTCAATTCCAGAGGCTGTGTTGGAGGGGATGTTGCGAGAGTATATTCGCGGGGCAGCGTTTAGGCCTATCCCCGCTGATATCGAGGAGAGGTTGCTGAGGCCGTGGTTTTCAAGTCGCGGTGGGAGGCAAGGAGGTGTAGGGTTTATTCGGCAGATTGCACAGGCGGATGCGCGAGATGtagaggaggtggaggggcgGTATGGGGAAGTTGGAAGTGCAATACCTGTGAAGGTTGTTTGGGGGGTTGAGGATCAGTGGATCCCAGTTGAGCgggcggaggagttggcgCGGAGGATTGGGGCGAGCGAGGAAGTCCTGATTGAAGATGCTGGGCATTTGGTGATGGTTGATCAACCAGAGAGGGTTGCTATTGAGATTATGGGCTGGTTGATGCGGGTTACGCGGGGTGGATAA
- a CDS encoding uncharacterized protein (COG:S;~EggNog:ENOG410PRDN) gives MAAPRRPRPKISLWARFRTWLRYWHSPLKIRGSLTRLSNHKHPLLTLLRMFIPFPSWFFPIPGPFTPRALIEDTKKETGIIVSQFGEIHNLRAIPIWRMRDTPLRSVYRLYELHLADHYELMGWETEYFFYRSDWRLRDIPDPKDPDPLRYAILASIVEELHEAVNWRLSLGLRRNHQHIYREDATDTLPPFTPEELPGWTTRVAPIDRDLLKISVPPEALDTEGNLVLEKNGKGQNFARRNIITNTGWFYTI, from the coding sequence ATGGCCGCTCCTCGCCGTCCGAGACCGAAGATATCTCTGTGGGCTCGTTTTCGCACATGGCTTCGCTACTGGCACTCGCCGCTTAAGATCCGCGGCAGTCTCACTCGACTGAGCAACCACAAACATCCCCTTCTTACGCTCCTGCGCATGTtcatcccattcccctcATGGTTCTTCCCAATCCCAGGCCCATTTACCCCGCGGGCACTCATTGAAGACACCAAGAAGGAGACCGGGATTATCGTGTCCCAGTTTGGCGAAATCCACAACCTTCGCGCGATTCCAATCTGGCGCATGCGCGACACCCCGCTACGCTCCGTCTACCGGCTCTACGAACTCCACCTCGCTGATCACTATGAGTTGATGGGATGGGAGACGGAGTATTTTTTCTACCGTTCGGATTGGCGCCTGCGGGATATCCCCGACCCGAAGGACCCCGACCCTCTCCGCTATGCGATTCTTGCGTCTATCGTGGAGGAGTTACACGAGGCTGTGAATTGGAGATTGAGCCTGGGTCTTCGGAGGAATCATCAACATATATATCGTGAGGATGCAACCGATACTTTGCCTCCTTTTACGCCAGAGGAGCTTCCGGGTTGGACGACCAGGGTTGCTCCTATCGATAGGGATCTTCTGAAGATATCGGTACCACCAGAAGCTCTAGACACGGAGGGGAACTTGGTCCTGGAGAAAAATGGAAAGGGCCAGAATTTCGCGCGGCGCAACATAATTACAAATACGGGCTGGTTCTACACGATCTAG
- a CDS encoding uncharacterized protein (COG:S;~EggNog:ENOG410PVPP), producing MQSRPGRLSPPQHDPIFQLNLPVQFISSTAYQPFQSQREWPYDRSLQRRLLVSQSAGDIDYLCLHPSLIRRLAMAERKKYLNEEDFKAGLVALDKEMGQNPWLVAFAPIRIVTAGGFLAVSYLRNREATGDIDYLIDPIYVGDGDINKALHAAIESVGDRLKFNDEWFNDDISIFVTKRARENVFERADKQGITLFKGENLEVLAAPIEWALERKLRRIYAGDRDRKAETDMADAVALLKKLKERTNEPLDLELIRTMNTNGFDVCPDHDTMHRVANVYRDEYKEEPFK from the exons ATGCAGTCTAGACCGGGTCGACTTTCCCCTCCACAACACGATCCGATCTTCCAACTCAATCTTCCAGTTCAATTCATTTCATCCACTGCCTATCAACCCTTCCAAAGCCAACGCGAATGGCCATACGATCGCTCATTGCAAAGGCGCTTGCTCGTCTCGCAGTCGGCTGGTGACATTGACTACCTGTGCCTACATCCGTCCCTAATACGCAGGTTGGCCATGGCCGAGCGAAAGAAATACCTCAATGAAGAGGACTTCAAGGCAG GTCTTGTCGCTCTCGACAAGGAAATGGGCCAAAACCCCTGGCTAGTGGCATTCGCGCCTATCAGGATTGTCACTGCAGGCGGTTTCCTTGCCGTCTCCTATCTCAGGAACCGCGAGGCCACAGGCGATATTGACTACCTGATTGACCCTATATATGTaggcgatggcgatatcaatAAGGCCCTTCATGCGGCGATCGAGTCCGTCGGCGACCGATTGAAATTCAATGACGAATGGTTCAATGACGATATCTCCATCTTTGTCACCAAGCGCGCCCGGGAAAATGTGTTCGAGCGGGCCGATAAGCAGGGGATTACACTTTTCAAAGGCGAAAACCTCGAAGTGCTTGCTGCTCCAATCGAATGGGCGCTGGAGCGAAAGCTAAGGCGGATTTACGCCGGTGACCGGGATCGCAAGGCCGAAACAGATATGGCAGACGCAGTCGCCCTTTTGAAGAAACTGAAGGAACGAACCAACGAACCTCTGGATTTGGAATTGATTCGAACGATGAACACAAACGGGTTCGACGTTTGTCCAGATCATGACACAATGCATCGGGTTGCCAATGTATATCGTGATGAATATAAGGAAGAGCCCTTCAAATAG
- a CDS encoding class I SAM-dependent methyltransferase (COG:Q;~EggNog:ENOG410PX8D;~InterPro:IPR029063,IPR016874,IPR007213;~PFAM:PF04072;~go_function: GO:0008168 - methyltransferase activity [Evidence IEA];~go_process: GO:0017000 - antibiotic biosynthetic process [Evidence IEA];~go_process: GO:0032259 - methylation [Evidence IEA];~go_process: GO:1901106 - tetracenomycin C biosynthetic process [Evidence IEA]), protein MATSKDDDPDSTDVTNKEEVKLNGVAKTLLVTLAARACDFRAPTPILGDPYAQDILDRLDVDVAEIAPTPNQCASIALRTSHFDQWTSQFLQRNPQSTVLHLACGFDSRMQRVKWGENTRWIDIDLPEAIELRRKVQPESLSGRDYSLLGVDVLDEIWMKNMTTHGPVLVVMEGLLSYLPEEDVKRLIQRLCQTFVRGELLFECINTSTLQNLNRRKPIESINNTGAEFHWGVDEPQSLELLHPGLKLVGSVRLVEAPGVEKFALGHRALMYLLSWIPGARDSARFLRFEFGESDRE, encoded by the coding sequence ATGGCTACAAGCAAAGATGACGATCCAGATAGCACCGACGTGACGAACAAAGAAGAAGTCAAGCTGAACGGCGTCGCCAAAACCCTCCTGGTTACTCTGGCAGCCAGAGCCTGTGACTTTCGTGCCCCTACACCTATTCTCGGTGATCCATACGCCCAAGATATCCTGGATCGTCTCGACGTGGATGTTGCCGAGATTGCTCCCACCCCTAACCAATGCGCCAGTATTGCCCTTCGAACAAGCCATTTCGACCAATGGACTTCGCAATTCCTCCAACGCAATCCCCAGAGCACAGTCCTTCACCTAGCATGTGGTTTCGATAGTCGAATGCAGAGGGTAAAATGGGGTGAGAACACTCGCTGGATCGATATCGACCTTCCCGAGGCCATTGAGCTTCGACGAAAGGTTCAACCAGAATCGTTGTCCGGCCGCGATTACTCTCTCCTGGGCGTTGACGTTCTCGACGAGATCTGGATGAAAAATATGACAACTCACGGTCCCGTCCTCGTCGTGATGGAGGGATTACTGTCCTATCTACCCGAAGAAGACGTGAAACGACTAATACAACGGCTCTGCCAAACCTTCGTCAGGGGCGAGCTGCTCTTCGAATGTATAAATACGTCAACACTACAAAATCTAAACCGGCGGAAACCAATCGagtccatcaacaacaccggaGCCGAGTTCCACTGGGGCGTGGATGAACCGCAGTCGTTAGAACTGCTTCATCCtgggttgaagttggtgggATCAGTCCGACTGGTAGAGGCCCCGGGCGTTGAGAAGTTTGCGCTTGGGCATCGGGCTCTCATGTATTTACTTTCTTGGATCCCTGGGGCGCGGGATTCTGCGAGGTTCTTGCGGTTTGAATTTGGAGAATCTGACAGGGAGTAA
- a CDS encoding alpha/beta hydrolase (CAZy:CE7;~COG:O;~EggNog:ENOG410Q2DE;~InterPro:IPR000073,IPR029058;~MEROPS:MER0017248;~PFAM:PF12697,PF00561) has product MPREDVSFKTADQTTLRGWLYKPSKPVSGALPALVMAHGFSAVKEMILPRFAEHFSTHLPIACLVYDHRGFGDSDNQPTQPRQEIIPAQQISDYSDAITYLQTRSDINADRIGVWGSSYSGGHVLCVGAIDRRVKAVVSQVPMVDGWENFHRLVRPDFVPLVDDVIQKDRLGVAAGEAPQRLPVVDENPLAQSALPSAESYQFFTTHGRGTKWENSVTVKSMEALRGYIPAAYIKHISPTPLLMVVPENDQLTPTDLALKAYAEAIEPKSLHILPGGHFDVYTGSQSQPALEAETNFLRRRLC; this is encoded by the exons ATGCCAAGAGAAGACGTCTCCTTCAAGACTGCAGACCAGACAACCCTGCGGGGGTGGTTATACAAGCCATCAAAACCCGTTTCCGGTGCTCTCCCAGCTCTAGTAATGGCCCATGGATTCTCCGCTGTCAAAGAGATGATCCTCCCCCGCTTTGCAGAACACTTTTCTACCCATCTCCCCATCGCCTGCTTGGTCTACGACCACCGCGGGTTCGGCGACAGCGataaccaaccaacccagcctCGACAGGAGATAATCCCCGCGCAGCAGATCAGCGACTATTCAGACGCGATTACATATCTTCAGACCCGGTCCGACATTAACGCAGACAGGATTGGGGTGTGGGGGAGCTCGTATAGTGGCGGGCACGTCCTGTGCGTGGGTGCCATAGATCGGAGAGTCAAGGCTGTCGTTAGCCAGGTGCCTAtggttgatggatgggaaAACTTCCATCGCTTGGTTCGTCCGGACTTTGTTCCTTTGGTGGATGATGTGATTCAGAAAG ATCGATTGGGAGTAGCAGCTGGGGAGGCACCACAGCGACTGCCAGTCGTGGATGAAAACCCACTGGCGCAATCAGCCCTCCCATCAGCAGAGAGTTACCAGTTCTTCACAACCCATGGACGGGGCACGAAATGGGAGAACTCTGTTACAGTCAAATC GATGGAGGCATTGAGAGGATATATTCCTGCTGCATATATCAAACATATCTCTCCAACTCCGCTGTTGATGGTCGTTCCCGAGAATGACCAGCTCACCCCAACCGATTTGGCCTTGAAGGCGTATGCAGAGGCTATTGAGCCGAAGTCTCTTCATATTTTACCGGGAGGTCATTTCGATGTCTATACTGGCAGTCAATCTCAACCGGCCCTTGAGGCTGAAACAaacttcctccgccgccgtctctGCTGA
- the UGA2_2 gene encoding NAD-dependent succinate-semialdehyde dehydrogenase (COG:C;~EggNog:ENOG410PFH7;~InterPro:IPR015590,IPR029510,IPR016160,IPR016161, IPR016162,IPR016163;~PFAM:PF00171;~go_function: GO:0016491 - oxidoreductase activity [Evidence IEA];~go_function: GO:0016620 - oxidoreductase activity, acting on the aldehyde or oxo group of donors, NAD or NADP as acceptor [Evidence IEA];~go_process: GO:0055114 - oxidation-reduction process [Evidence IEA]), with translation MQLQDPSLLQGVTLLPSSTTNLSTPTFEVFDPATSTPVACLVDLTAKDCTTAIENALPALSSLRSISPRTRSSLLHRWHELVLAAQTDLATIITAENVKPTREALDEVQYAAEFLHWFAGEAQRINGTTIASSAPNTQATTIHQPVGIAAIITPWNFPAAMVTRKVGAAIAAGCPCILKPAAETPLTAIALAVLAARAGIPESALQVLPTAAGTVEIGTVLTTHPAVRKFSFTGSTAVGKILAARCVGTMKRVSLELGGNAPLIVFDDADVDKAVEGIMVSKFRLSGQTCVCANRVYVQAGIHDALVEKLVERVCADLKLGRGSLPDTTLGPLISGQAAEKVKRHLVDAMNRGGRALTGGRVASELGQAFFEPTVVVDVDPGSVCMSEETFGPLLPVVKFNTESEVVEMANQAAVGLAGYIFTGDIARAARVSEALEVGMVGVNTGKISNPAVPFGGVKESGIGREGSSLGIHEYLEVKSITTDISP, from the exons ATGCAGCTTCAGGATCCCAGTCTCCTGCAGGGAGTGACCcttctccccagcagcaccacaaATCTTTCAACTCCCACCTTTGAGGTCTTCG ACCCCGCAACATCTACCCCAGTCGCCTGCCTCGTCGACCTCACCGCGAAAGACTGTACCACCGCGATAGAAAATGCTCTCCCGGCCCTCTCATCCCTAAGATCCATTTCCCCACGCACGCgatcctccctcctccaccgctGGCACGAGCTAGTGCTCGCCGCCCAAACCGACCTCGCCACAATCATCACCGCCGAGAACGTGAAACCCACGCGCGAAGCTCTAGACGAGGTCCAATACGCCGCCGAGTTCCTGCACTGGTTCGCAGGCGAAGCCCAGCGCATCAACGGCACCACCATCGCATCCTCCGCACCAAACACCCAAGCCACTACTATCCATCAACCCGTGGGCATCGCCGCGATCATCACGCCCTGGAACTTCCCCGCCGCAATGGTAACGCGTAAAGTCGgcgccgccatcgcagcaGGATGCCCTTGTATCCTGAAGCCCGCGGCCGAGACCCCGCTGACTGCAATTGCACTGGCGGTTCTTGCGGCGCGCGCGGGCATTCCGGAATCCGCGCTCCAGGTGCTTCCTACGGCGGCGGGGACGGTGGAGATAGGCACCGTGTTGACGACGCATCCTGCTGTGCGCAAGTTCTCGTTTACGGGGTCGACGGCGGTGGGGAAGATACTTGCGGCGCGGTGCGTggggacgatgaagagggtgagTTTGGAGCTTGGTGGGAATGCGCCGCTTATTGTGTTCGACGATGCGGACGTGGATAAGGCTGTGGAGGGCATTATGGTGAGTAAATTCCGTCTCTCCGGCCAGACCTGTGTCTGTGCGAATCGTGTCTACGTGCAGGCTGGGATTCATGATGCGCTGGTCGAGAAGCTCGTGGAGCGTGTGTGTGCGGACCTGAAGTTGGGGAGGGGGTCGCTGCCGGACACGACTCTGGGGCCGTTGATTTCCGGCCAGGCTGCTGAAAAGGTGAAGCGGCATCTTGTGGATGCGATGAATCGTGGTGGGAGGGCTCTTACCGGCGGGAGGGTGGCGAGTGAATTGGGACAGGCTTTCTTTGAGCCCacagtggtggtggacgtGGACCCTGGTTCGGTTTGTATGAGCGAGGAGACCTTTGGGCCGCTGCTTCCAGTCGTCAAGTTCAATACAGAGAGCGAGGTGGTTGAAATGGCCAACCAGGCTGctgttgggcttgctgggtATATCTTTACGGGAGATATCGCCCGAGCTGCCCGGGTTAGCGAGGCACTTGAAGTCGGAATG GTCGGTGTGAATACAGGAAAGATCAGTAACCCTGCAGTGCCCTTTGGAGGAGTCAAAGAGAGCGGGATCGGACGTGAG GGCTCATCACTTGGTATCCATGAATACCTCGAGGTAAAGAGTATTACGACAGACATCAGCCCGTAG
- a CDS encoding NAD(P)-dependent oxidoreductase (COG:I;~EggNog:ENOG410QA78;~InterPro:IPR002204,IPR029154,IPR015815,IPR036291, IPR006115,IPR008927,IPR013328;~PFAM:PF03446,PF14833;~go_function: GO:0016491 - oxidoreductase activity [Evidence IEA];~go_function: GO:0050661 - NADP binding [Evidence IEA];~go_function: GO:0051287 - NAD binding [Evidence IEA];~go_process: GO:0055114 - oxidation-reduction process [Evidence IEA]) — MTINNTTYGFIGLGQMGHGMAKNLRLKIPSTCKLFIYDVNIDAMKTFKQEFADADNVVIATSPKEIGQIADIVLTSVPKAQHVREVFLNPDTGLLAGGKKSPGPVSRLYLELSTIDAAVSSEIGQRVLDGGFGEFVDAPCSGGSMGAEKGILSFMVGCAEGLYPRVLSILSHMGKNDGIFHCGEAGTGLKTKLLNNYLSSITTVATAETINMGIRAGLDAHRLNEVLNASSGMSFNTKVNNPVPGLTPGNPASNGYKPGFAIEMCLGVLELAVKAGQELGVKMVVGGPTLEAYRIAAGLEKFKGKDAKVIYRWIAEDEGELAANGVH, encoded by the exons AtgaccatcaacaacacaaccTACGGCTTCATCGGCCTTGGGCAAATGGGCCACGGCATGGCCAAGAACCTCCGCCTGAAAATCCCAAGCACATGCAAACTCTTCATCTACGACGTGAACATCGACGCGATGAAGACTTTCAAGCAGGAGTTCGCGGACGCGGAcaacgtcgtcatcgctaCCTCTCCGAAGGAGATTGGCCAGATCGCT GACATTGTTCTTACCTCAGTGCCCAAGGCCCAACATGTGCGCGAGGTGTTCCTCAATCCCGACACCGGGCTTCTCGCCGGAGGGAAGAAATCCCCAGGGCCAGTGTCAAGGCTGTATCTAGAGCTGAGCACGATCGATGCGGCGGTCTCGAGTGAGATCGGGCAGCGAGTTCTGGACGGGGGATTTGGCGAGTTTGTAGACGCTCCCTGCTCG GGAGGGTCGATGGGTGCTGAAAAGGGCATTCTTTCATTCATGGTCGGGTGTGCAGAGGGCCTGTACCCGCGCGTGCTCTCCATACTCTCGCACATGGGTAAAAACGACGGCATCTTTCATTGCGGCGAGGCCGGTACCGGGCTAAAGACAAAGCTGCTCAACAACTACCTGTCGTCCATCACGACCGTGGCGACGGCGGAGACAATCAACATGGGGATCCGGGCGGGGCTGGACGCGCACCGGCTCAACGAGGTGCTGAACGCAAGCTCTGGGATGAGTTTCAACACCAAGGTGAATAACCCGGTGCCGGGGCTGACACCGGGTAATCCGGCGAGTAACGGGTACAAGCCTGGGTTTGCGATTGAGATGTGtttgggggtgttggagttggCGGTTAAGGCGGGACAAGAGTTGGGGGTGAAGATGGTGGTTGGGGGGCCGACATTGGAGGCTTATAGGATCGCGGCTGGGTTGGAGAAGTTTAAGGGGAAGGATGCAAAGGTCATCTATCGGTGGAtagctgaagatgaaggggaaCTGGCTGCAAATGGGGTGCATTAG
- a CDS encoding uncharacterized protein (COG:S;~EggNog:ENOG410QAQY;~InterPro:IPR003779,IPR029032;~PFAM:PF02627;~go_function: GO:0051920 - peroxiredoxin activity [Evidence IEA];~go_process: GO:0055114 - oxidation-reduction process [Evidence IEA]), whose amino-acid sequence MPSTRESNQKALYEVGMPIRRAVLGDAYVDNALAKGSTEFARAMQEFTTAFCWGAVWDRPGLDRKQRSLINLSMLAATGKIHELAVHTRGAVNNGVSATEIREILVQICIYMGVPAGMEAFKACEAVLVKMAEEGVAIKQ is encoded by the coding sequence ATGCCGTCAACCCGCGAATCCAACCAAAAGGCCCTGTACGAAGTGGGCATGCCCATCCGCCGCGCGGTGCTCGGCGACGCCTACGTCGACAACGCCCTCGCAAAGGGCAGCACCGAGTTCGCGCGCGCCATGCAGGAATTCACCACGGCCTTCTGCTGGGGCGCGGTGTGGGACCGCCCAGGGCTAGATCGCAAGCAGCGCTCGCTGATCAACCTGAGCATGCTGGCCGCGACAGGCAAGATCCACGAGCTGGCGGTGCACACGCGCGGGGCGGTCAACAATGGGGTTTCGGCGACGGAGATAAGGGAAATATTGGTCCAGATATGTATCTATATGGGTGTTCCTGCTGGGATGGAGGCGTTCAAGGCTTGTGAGGCTGTGCTTGTTAAGATGGCTGAGGAGGGTGTCGCTATTAAGCAGTGA